Below is a genomic region from Polycladomyces zharkentensis.
GTAATTGATGAATTTTTTTCATTGAATTGGGCAACACATTAACGGGGCTAAAAGTACATTGTTAAGGCCTCGATGCAAAGGCGAATCCCCTGCCCGATGGGCGGGGGAAACTTTTTAGCCCATTTTTATCAACAACATTTGACTGCCACATATCCTGCATATGTCTCATGACGACGCCTCGCCTACCATCCTCGGTAGGTTTTTTTCATCATACCTGCCTCCTACCTTCTTCGTTCGCGCTCTTACTCATTTCGCTGCCCCCTCGCTTGATCACAAAATTTCCTTCCCAAAATATTTCTTATGCCTTTCTGCCACTTTCCGCCTCATCTCTTTAAAAAGCCCTTCGGTTGCTTGGTCCAAAAATTCACGTCGGGACAACCCCCGTCTAATCCGAATCGGTTCAAGCAGGAACTCTTCCAGATACCGCCGCCGTCCCATCAACTGCATAAGTTTTTGACATGGGTATCGGTCTTTCATGATCCCGTCTCCCCTTAATCCGCAAGCATCGCAAACGCATAATCAAAGCCCATCAGCAACATAACAATTTCGTCTTCCTCTTCTTTTCTCACCCATCTAAACACTCCACCAAGGAAAAGCAGGAGGGAAAGGATGTTAAGCATCTTTTTCCGTGGCCTCCCTTATTGCTCGTAAGATTTGATAGGCCACCTGTGGAACAATCGCGTTCCCCAGTGCCTTGAGCCGTGGAACTCTGTTTGTTACTCCTGTGGCAACCCGGGGCGGCTCCCAGTCGTGTTGAACTGATCCAAAAGCGGCGGGCCATCGGTGTCCGTCCAACCAATCGGAAAGCCCATCAGTGCTTCGACCCATTCGGCGTTGAGTTTGCCGGAATGACCGCTCCTGATCACCGCTCCCGGGATCGAGTCCCAATCTTTCATTGACGGTGGGAGAGTTGAATTTTTCCCATCGTTCGCTCTTGGTGTCGGCCACAGTTTCACCGCCGTCTGGATATTCGGGCCACCCTTGCCGTGTTTGCCGGCTCCTGTGTGACAATTCGCGTGAGGTGTGGGCCACAATCCAGACCCGATCCCGTCTATGTGGGGCGCCGACGGCACAAGCTGGTATAATAAACGTCCGCGTTTCGTAATCTTCGTTTTCCAAGTCATCGATGATGAGGTCGAGGGCCAGTTTGACAAATCCAACAACGTTTTCGATAAGTACCCAAGGGGGTCGAAGTTCTCGGACGATCCGAT
It encodes:
- a CDS encoding DNA cytosine methyltransferase; amino-acid sequence: MLDLFSGIGGFSLAAHWAGIKTVAFCEIDPYCRQVLSRHWPQVPIYKDVREITRERLEKDGVIDDDRTIGLICGGPPCQPFSVAGKKRGINDERHLWPEMYRIVRELRPPWVLIENVVGFVKLALDLIIDDLENEDYETRTFIIPACAVGAPHRRDRVWIVAHTSRELSHRSRQTRQGWPEYPDGGETVADTKSERWEKFNSPTVNERLGLDPGSGDQERSFRQTQRRMGRSTDGLSDWLDGHRWPAAFGSVQHDWEPPRVATGVTNRVPRLKALGNAIVPQVAYQILRAIREATEKDA